The Hevea brasiliensis isolate MT/VB/25A 57/8 chromosome 9, ASM3005281v1, whole genome shotgun sequence nucleotide sequence TGTCAAGTAAAACCCAAACCAAATACAAGATTACCAAAATCCTGTGTCCACGTTACACGGCCTGGTGTCCTATCGCTCCCCACACATCGATGCACGGCTTCTCCGGGCGGGTTTATCTTTCTTTATGGCACACGTGTTCTTTTCCTGGGTCCTACAGATCCCTTTCCGTGATACATGTTTTTTCCTGATCCAACGATCTCTGTTCGTTTGCGTGATATCAATCGCGTGTGTAAGATAAAGACTAAAAAATAGTGCTCACTCttgtaaaaaaaaatgaattatttttataatataaagagtaaattttatataattatgagagataatatatatattgagtataattaataatttctaataaaatagatattttattcaataaaaaaatctaaatttattATAACGTAAGTcttttaatctaatttaaaagTCGATTCGTGAGTTAGAAGTGTTGCTTTGAACTCTCTAGACTATGATACCACTTAAACCTTTGAGTTTAATCTAAAAATCGACTTAAGAGTTAAAAGTGTTCAGTTAATATATAAGCCATGTTAACATTAAATATTCAAGCAATGTAAAATATTTACTCTacgtatttttaataaataaacttAAATAAGTCCATCAGGAACAAGTTCAACATTAAAATTAAACCCTAATCGTAATGGGTTAACAATTCGAACTCATGATCCGATTAAAAACAAGAAACAGTAATCTCTAAGAAAGATTGTTCAGCCAATTGGCTTTCCATGATCACCGAAAAAAGACATGCAagctaaataacttaaataacttAAGTTTAATCaagtaattataataaattaaacttaaattcaaaatatagagttaaataaataaataaagtacaaatcaaatttataaatttaaaatacgaATGGAGCTCAATCTTTAAATTCGAATTCAAATAAATCCATGTTTAATGAGCTAAAACACGGCATTGCAACCCTTGCCTGGTGAAGGTGGCAGCGTATAACACAGCGGTGGAATATTCTGCGATTTGCTGGTATCACAAGCTGTCAAAGATCGATCTTGTTCTTTATTCAAATCTATTGTTCTTTATTCTATTGTTGATATCATGATCTTTACTTCAAATCCATTTGCATGGGTTAATTTTCTTTACGCTACATAGTCGAAGGTAATCGTTCaaagaattttaaagaatataatAAGGTAAGACAGAAGCTTTAACACCGACCTCAATGAATAATTTATATGTtaacaaattaaattatattcTGGACGTGCCATAGATTCACAAGATTAGATTTTATTtagatatataaaaattaaaaaaaaaaataatgagggAATAGAAATAAGAAGGAAAGTGATGGGTGCGAATTGACTAATGTTTGCTTAAAGGATACGGTTTTTTATTTTGTCAAAGCTTAAAGGATACGTTTGGGAGCTCAAAAAGAGGGatgaaatatagaaaaataaagtaattttattgtATTGTGGGAAGTCGCCATCTTCCGTTACAAAGCGAGGTAATGGTCTTGTGGACACAAAGCCCACAGATTTGACTGTGGTCATTAGTAACGGTCCAATTATATTTATATGCCTCAGTGGGTGTGAGCTGCACAATTAAATACTGTCCTTGTTTGTACCTGTTTATAAGCTAATCCAAATTCCTTCTACACtctggagaagaagaagaatgtcAGATTCGTAATACTTTACACTAAACACTCATAATctacttttctttgtttgtaaattaatttatgtaattaaatgttaattaagCAATGTGCCATGTACAAAATCTTCCTTTAACTCAAAACCCCCTCTAATTAAACACtgctaaatcttttttttttttaaatcatgccTGGAATTTTAACCAAGGTTCAATATTTCTGGGAAATTAATTTCAAATGAATTAGTCAAATTAAAGACTGGTAGTGATGGGATGATTTATCTCAAAATTAATCAATTAGAGAAATTATTTGTTCCTAATAACCTCCTTCATTAGTGGCTGGTCATAAGCCAATAATATCCCCCAAGGCTCCACCTGCTATTGCTTGTGATTAATTTATAATCTGTCAAAAGATTATATCTGAGACCACCTAATCGTtactttaaatttaaaatctaataTAATCCCTTTCACGAATaatgataaataaataagaaagCAAACAAGCAACTAATGTTAAAAATACAGAGTAGACCTTCTGGAAGATTGACATAATTGAGGCTCTGgttttgatatatatattatattaatatgaaTGAGTGTAACTTTTTATAGGTGATAATCTTTTAGTGAATCATCAATCTTGGACTCATTAGGAATTTTCAAAGTAAATTTGGGGAACGAGAGTCGCACATGGGAATGGGGCAAGTCaatgcaccaaaattgcccaccaCCATCACCCTTTTGTATATATTTGCTAGGAAGACTCATCCAGCTAGTCAAATGTATAAAAGAGAGATACCTCCAAATTTGATGCCCATCGTGAATTcccatctttatatatatatatatatcatcttAACTGGatgccattttttttttctctctctttgttTATCAGAGCATACGTCTCTTGACCAACTTCGATAAAGTTAAGCACATTACATGTTGATTGTTAGGTAAATTGTTATTGCTTCTGAACCTATCCAATAAGATTTtgtggttagtctatcaattctTATTTAGCgtctattgaattttaattttaatttaaatatatatatatagtatataATATATATCGATTGTTTTTTTATAATAGTCTAAGAGAAATTAAGACTTGTATTATGATCAaagtataattaatattaatggaGCATTTAGTATGAGATTAATAAAGAATATCCTTCTAACTTTTAActtatcattaattttatttaaatatttaaaaatattaaattaattttttgactcattaatatttatatcGTATTGAACAGTTAAAtgttaattttagaaaataaattaataattatcctatttaaaatgttaaaatttataaaaataatatttaatttttaattttttaacttttttatcaAACACAGTATAAGTTTATAACTTTTttcactgtaaaaaaaaaaaaagttgaaattatgGCCTATTTCGATTAATGTAGTTACCAAGTTAAAATTTACAGCTTTGTAATATGGCAGGAAGCATGTGCCTAGAACAATAGACGCCACTTAATTCCAACACAAAAGCTTGAAAGGACAATGACCCATATCCTTGGTGAATGATACTTCACTGGAATTATACACACCAAATTTAAAGGGATATATCCTTATTCGATTGCTGCTGCCTATTTCGTATCTCCAATTGGGAAATCGTATCCAAACTAAACTAACCAAATTGTTGGTCCCCTTTCCACTTCATTTCTCCCTCAAACAATAAAAACCTGTAGAGCCAATCTCATCATCATCGAAAACACCCCCACGCCTCATGTCCAGTCCATTTCACAAGGTACAGTTTCTACCGTTTTAAGAACCAGAGATCATACCTCTTTCTAATTAATGACCCATCATTATTCATGAAGGAGCATCATTGTAGAAGCAGAGTACAACTTGCAGTACAATTATCAACAAAATTTTGCATGATAGTGCTTTGATTATGGAGATTGGAGATGAAGAAGGGAATGCAGTGCAAGAAATGTTGCAAATCTTGGAAACAGTTGTGATATGATATCATTTGATGACAACCATCTTGTCAACATCTTTTGCCACTATGCTTGAGTTTTGTTCCGACCTTTGTCTCTGTCTTTTGTAGGCAAACATGGTTCTATTGGTCCCACCCCTAcccaacacacttcaaaataaatACAATCCTACTACTTTCAATATCACTTTCCAATTTTGTCTCCCATGTTTTCAGTAGCATGAGAATATGAACGAAGGAGAGAACTATGCCAATAAGAAACAGCCCATGATCAGATTGGAGTTTGGATCAGATATCTTTCTTTCTGCTCAAGATCATTTTGGAACCCATTCCTACGCATACAAATTAGCCCAAGATCAAATTGGACTTTGGATCACCCACCTGCTGACAGATTTGAGGTGTGACTTCTAGCATATTATTACCCAATCCATGTCGTGTCCCTTTTTAAATAAAGAAGtcatttatttcaattattattatgcctttaatttttaatttgatggAACTAAATGATTTTACTTGAAATATATAAGctcttttattttaaaagaagcgatactatttatttttaggctgtttataaaaaaaaatatatttttaaggcTCTTGAATATTTTTGAAGGGACGATATTATTTTGAGGAGTTAAAGGTTTTTTTAAAGAACAAAAAATAGAGGTTTTATTAAATGAAAACCGAATacaattttaaaatataagatttcatattactttaattttatataaaaaaatttaagataaattatttttataaaatataatagcaattattttaatttgaatgatttTATCATATTAATAgagtatttaatttagtgattttgCGAAAAGCACACCTTACTCGGTTGTAATCTATCACCATTTAACTAGATGGTTTTTCTACGTGCCTAATTTGGAAATTATCAAACTCTGATATTTTTATTTGTATTCACTATCATTGCACTCCGACCCAAATAACAAAGCAAAACATCTAACTCTCCatgataaaaaaagaaaaattagataATCGTAATGAAGGAAACAAAAAATTCTTACAAAAAagaaaatactaaattttcataaAAGATGAGATACCAAATCCTCTTAAAGAAAGCAATAAAATTTAGATATATTAACAAAAATAGATTGAgaacaaatataaatatattcaaAAAGGATATATACGAAgattattgaaaaaaatataaaaaaaataaaaagaaaataaaaagggtAATTTGCGGTTGAAAATATTTACAGATAACCACTCAAAAAAATTTACAaagggaagaaggagagagagaattTAGTGAAGGAGGTGATAAATTTTTGAGTTGGATGAAGTTGATGTGATGCTCTATACTAGCGTTTGGAAATGAATTGCTGTAATTATTTCATAGCTcttatttcaaatcacaatatttcataaatGTGAAAGTTTTTATATTTACTTGTGGTTGAGTAGTTAAGTACTACATATTATTATTCCTTAAAATCAAGTTATTAAatgtaatattaatttatttgtttaatttCAAACTCATTGACtcgtttaaaaaataattttatatctctCAACTTTgagtaaataatatatatatatatatatatatatatatatatatatatatatatatatatatagttgtgcTGGGTATAAGAATTTGAAGATGTTATATTTCCTTGGGAAACATTCTATATTCCTATTTAATTTGATTAGGAAATATTTATTTTGCTGTAACTTTGATAACATATGTGATATAGTAATCCATCGGATTTATTTTCAACTTATTAAAACTCTTTAAATAGGACTTTTGCATAAttacatgataaaaattaaatttcacaaCCCGTCAAGATATGGAAGGCAGATCAGGcagaataaataaaatgaaataaaataaattaaccaATAATTTTAAGCAAAATGCGGAAATTAAATAATAGTGAATTGAAGAATTCATTTGTCCACAAACTAAATGATAAAGCTGTAGTTAAATCTACACAATCGTGAACACATATCTGGAGATACAAAACAAGCTCCTATATGGCTGTGAATAACACAAATAACAAATAAAGAAGACATTttttaaaagaaagaaaataaggaaTAAGAGAATTATAGGCTTTATAAACGAATTGGTTCACTCATCGGAACCtgttaataccttaaccattatCTGCATGACTTTAACTCTCATTTGTAAAGACAAAATATAATCAGCCGTCTCTCTGAAAAGCCCTTCCAGTCCCGCAGATTCGCTGTTAGGGATTAGCTTCTTCAGGGTCCTAACTCTTCCACGGATACCATTTGCGGCTTTTGATCTAGATCTCTCTTGACGTGTCCCGCTGTTGATTGACACCTTTCTCGATCTCTTTTTCCTAGAAACTCTTTGTTTCCTCATCATTACTTGCCACCTTCTCCTGGTTTGGGATTCCAAGATTGGGTGCATTTCTTCACTGTCTTGGACCACACCCTTCAAAGAAACAATGAGAGGATGCGCAGAAACACCCATTATAAGAATCGAAACTAAGAACTCAATCTCTAGCTTCTCCTAAACCCTGAGAATTTTAAGCACACCCTCCAAATTTGGTTGCCTAGACAAGACCTTGGGATATAGAAGCGCATGGATACCAGAATCGAGGACATCAATTTATATGGTATTTTGGGTATAGGGTTGGTAGCCAATGAGGataatacaaattaaaaaaaaaaaattgtagggACCACAACACAATTTCAGAGAAGGACTCCAAAGGAGTGGGGATAAATGAATGAGGAAGAGCCAAGTGACTTGAGAGCGTTGCTTGTTGCTTTGGGCATGTTCTCCAGCTCAATGCACATGCAACCACATGATTCTTCACCACCACCCAACCCCCTCTAAAACCCACCATCTTTCATCACACCCTCGTCTCATCAAAACACTCTGGATTATTCCTCCCCCACTTTCCAAAATTCAATGCATATATAATTTGAAATTGGGTTCATTCCAGCTCAAAAAACATGGCGTTTCTACATATACATAAACCCTAGGGTTCATGTGGATATTAGCCCGTGCTTGTTTCTAAACAAGGGAACCTATTTATAAGATTATTACATGttcaattattaattaattgtcaaTGCTAGTGTTAACAAAATGTGGAGGATTTAGATCCTAATGTTGGGATAAGGTAGATTTTCTTCTGACATTCATGAACTCCATTTTCGATCAAGTGATGATTGCGTTATTAAACCTCTTTCGGCAAATCATGTTCTGACATGTCTGCCTCAAAGTACAACACTAAAATTAACTTATACTAAGACAGTCTTGCAGACAAAGATGCATGCATCTTCGTCACCATATATACTTGGGGAGGACATTCCCAGTTTCTTGATCAtgatttatctttaatttccttaaAGATTAGCTATTTAATTTTGACAAAGCAAATTGAGTGATTAATCAGCACAATGCTTAACTTTGTTTCTCTACGATAGCGGCTGATTATGCCTTAGCTACAAAGTTGAATGCTTTACTTCTCTATTCTTACTTAacctttataaattttatatatatttttgttttttttttctcattctaTTTTGTATGTTAAGTGAAACCTTGAATATCATAATTAGATATTCATTTACATTTTCTGAACATGTGCATATATCATATCTATGTCAAAATGAACAA carries:
- the LOC110645703 gene encoding transcription factor UPBEAT1, translating into MGVSAHPLIVSLKGVVQDSEEMHPILESQTRRRWQVMMRKQRVSRKKRSRKVSINSGTRQERSRSKAANGIRGRVRTLKKLIPNSESAGLEGLFRETADYILSLQMRVKVMQIMVKVLTGSDE